One Xyrauchen texanus isolate HMW12.3.18 chromosome 34, RBS_HiC_50CHRs, whole genome shotgun sequence genomic window carries:
- the bicdl2l gene encoding bicaudal-D-related protein 2-like, with translation METYRTDAPVTLHSIRDLLESSLSTEEIHKRLTDDGNSVSSQNNDTNRAHNSQLPTLDELQEQLPVVGDNRHSTVTGQIDDPDQMTVAEDSDPDSPPRKPIRSHLDEALPDLLRSGSPIRRRVSSPVSATLKQVKREVELSQQRSLKLKAQVDRLQRQSESGPCWSQNSEQVTEEIQSIVNLLLPMTEFETAELNQPSQANPLDIALIQLQNVARRLALNHTSQGKLKTGEDAAILQQALHERDKAIAKKQAMESELLKSKNELMTLNNQLLEAVQSRLEMSIELEAWKDDVQTILHHQLMKQQEEQARKKSKGFGVLRRSNKPLPPNPDFPTLTHVPVSLSQSPSPNTPGTQRWKDKFRRGRTGTHGTVKESQTQKINREYHFQTVSLD, from the exons ATGGAGACGTATAGGACAGATGCACCAGTCACCCTGCACTCAATAAGGGACCTCTTGGAATCATCTCTTTCCACTGAGGAAATACATAAACGATTAACTGATGATGGTAATTCTGTTTCAAGTCAAAACAATGACACAAACAGAGCTCACAACTCACAACTGCCCACATTGGATGAGCTACAAGAACAGCTGCCAGTGGTTGGGGACAATCGCCATTCTACTGTGACAGGCCAGATTGATGACCCAGACCAGATGACTGTGGCTGAAGATTCTGACCCAGATTCGCCTCCAAGGAAACCCATTCGATCACACTTAGATGAAGCGTTACCGGATCTGCTCCGTAGTGGGAGCCCCATCCGCAGACGCGTGTCCAGCCCGGTGTCTGCCACG CTGAAGCAAGTAAAAAGGGAGGTTGAACTATCACAACAGCGCAGTCTAAAGCTTAAGGCTCAGGTGGATAGACTGCAAAGGCAGAGCGAAAGCGGACCTTGTTGGAGTCAAAACAGCGAACAG GTGACAGAGGAGATTCAGTCTATTGTGAATCTGCTACTCCCTATGACGGAGTTTGAGACTGCAGAATTAAATCAGCCCTCCCAGGCCAACCCTTTGGATATTGCACTGATTCAACTGCAGAACGTGGCCCGTAGACTTGCCCTTAATCATACCTCTCAG GGAAAGCTGAAAACAGGGGAAGATGCTGCCATTTTGCAGCAAGCACTACATGAAAGGGATAAGGCCATTGCAAA GAAACAGGCAATGGAGTCTGAGCTATTGAAAAGCAAGAACGAATTGATGACACTGAACAACCAACTTTTGGAGGCTGTTCAAAGTCGACTAGAAATGTCCATAGAACTGGAAGCCTGGAAA GATGATGTACAGACCATTCTTCATCACCAGCTTATGAAACAACAGGAGGAACAGGCTCGGAAGAAGTCTAAAGGGTTTGGGGTTCTGCGGCGATCAAATAAGCCCCTCCCTCCAAACCCAGATTTTCCCACCTTAACACATGTGCCTGTGTCTCTATCACAATCTCCATCTCCTAACACTCCAGGGACACAGAGATGGAAGGACAAATTCAGACGCGGGAGAACTGGTACACACGGAACTGTCAAAGAGTCTCAGACACAAAAGATCAACAGAGAATACCATTTTCAAACAGTTTCATTGGACTGA